From Halotia branconii CENA392, the proteins below share one genomic window:
- a CDS encoding Uma2 family endonuclease produces the protein MVATAAKAISSQRVILPNISWQTFETILAEMGNNRATRLAYDQGILEIMTPLMPHEHNKRLIEKLIDNLAEELNLNLKSTGSVTCKRPDLLRGVEPDSSFYIQNEPVMRQKQNLDLTQDPPPDLVVEVDYTSASVDRLSIYFALGVLEVWRYDEPVMQIYQLRDGVYVPSNVSPTFGNLPLTTEIPRFLQESLKIGEIPMIKSFRAWVKQQKKN, from the coding sequence ATGGTAGCAACAGCAGCAAAAGCGATTAGTTCTCAACGGGTCATATTGCCTAATATCAGCTGGCAAACTTTTGAAACTATTCTTGCAGAAATGGGGAATAATCGTGCTACGCGATTGGCTTATGACCAGGGAATACTGGAAATTATGACTCCTTTGATGCCTCATGAGCATAATAAAAGACTGATTGAGAAACTAATTGATAATCTAGCAGAAGAACTCAACCTCAACTTAAAAAGCACTGGTTCAGTGACTTGTAAGCGTCCAGATTTACTAAGGGGTGTAGAGCCAGATTCGAGTTTTTACATCCAGAATGAACCTGTGATGCGACAAAAGCAAAATCTTGACTTGACCCAAGATCCACCACCAGATTTAGTAGTTGAGGTAGACTACACTAGCGCTTCTGTTGATAGACTCTCCATATATTTTGCTTTGGGTGTTCTGGAGGTTTGGCGTTATGACGAACCTGTAATGCAGATTTATCAATTGCGAGATGGCGTGTATGTCCCTAGTAATGTTTCACCAACTTTTGGCAATCTACCTTTAACAACTGAAATTCCCCGTTTTCTGCAAGAAAGCCTGAAAATAGGCGAGATTCCCATGATTAAATCATTTAGGGCGTGGGTAAAACAGCAGAAAAAAAATTGA
- a CDS encoding calcium-binding protein, translating into MPSVERDEKREHRIETEIIVDTDNDKEERAMGWYYYLDDTLNVPFMAKWKKKSRKSSEIEEKQVEVIGMAPDDECLKDMYLEVVYPEGNDEDVFSVKLSELEAIDADSETQEAIADWHYWLARGYKF; encoded by the coding sequence ATGCCTAGTGTTGAACGTGACGAAAAGCGAGAACATCGTATTGAGACAGAGATCATTGTCGATACCGATAATGATAAAGAAGAACGGGCAATGGGTTGGTATTACTACCTCGACGATACTTTGAACGTTCCGTTTATGGCCAAGTGGAAGAAAAAGTCACGCAAATCGTCTGAGATTGAGGAAAAACAAGTCGAGGTGATAGGAATGGCCCCAGATGATGAATGTTTAAAAGATATGTATCTGGAAGTAGTTTATCCAGAGGGCAATGATGAAGATGTTTTTTCTGTCAAGCTATCGGAATTAGAGGCAATTGATGCGGATAGTGAAACTCAAGAAGCGATCGCAGACTGGCACTATTGGCTAGCAAGAGGATACAAGTTCTAA
- a CDS encoding sugar O-acetyltransferase, producing the protein MEQTEKQKMLAGKLYLANDPELVAENKRASRLLRMYNATTEEQPEERKQILQELFQKVGNKPSIVPPFHCDYGNNISVGDGFYMNYGCVILDCSTVEIGNHVLCAPYVQIYAAYHPIDPKIRLSGRELAAPVKIGNNVWIGGSAIICPGVTIGDNTTIGAGSVVVKDIPANVVAAGNPCRIIRHLP; encoded by the coding sequence ATGGAACAAACCGAAAAACAAAAGATGCTAGCAGGTAAGTTATATCTTGCCAATGATCCTGAATTAGTTGCGGAAAATAAACGTGCTAGTCGTCTATTGCGAATGTACAACGCAACTACAGAAGAACAGCCCGAAGAACGCAAGCAAATTTTACAAGAATTATTCCAAAAAGTAGGAAATAAACCATCGATTGTGCCACCATTTCACTGCGACTACGGCAACAATATTTCTGTGGGCGATGGATTTTATATGAACTATGGTTGTGTAATTTTAGACTGTAGTACAGTTGAAATTGGTAATCATGTTTTGTGCGCTCCTTATGTACAAATTTATGCTGCTTATCATCCTATAGACCCAAAAATTCGGCTTTCAGGCAGAGAATTAGCTGCTCCAGTTAAAATTGGCAATAATGTCTGGATTGGTGGCAGTGCGATTATTTGTCCAGGGGTGACAATTGGCGACAATACGACCATTGGCGCTGGTAGTGTCGTTGTCAAAGATATCCCAGCCAATGTAGTTGCAGCAGGCAATCCCTGCCGCATCATTCGACATTTGCCCTAA
- a CDS encoding patatin-like phospholipase family protein: MPFRILSLDGGGIRGVVTATILAAIEQRINQPLNKYFNLIAGTSTGSLLAAAIARGRSSNEIIDLYKQKGKIIFPYKSRFSLQRIPLLLKYGLSAPKFADSGLIQALQECLGNTRLLDITTPKLLIVSYDTITREPIIFKSWRQDKGYGNVPLWEVCLCSASAPSYFPAHQLEKRVNGIVQNGTAQTITLDHDASSIENIYNNTQIRITSGKGNGQTRTINKYAGTTRLAFVNASWEQIPDNTSTYSIKCIYSAIDGGVAANNPSSCAVAEALRLGYKAEEITVLSVGTGHRTRIIPFEQAQSWGLIQWAQPLIGILFDASSNIHEYITNQIIHDRVLRLQFKLDRELTNKPLNDDIDDVSQENICNLIEATEVYIKQPEVQAALQNFLRINQ, encoded by the coding sequence ATGCCTTTTCGTATTTTGAGCTTGGATGGTGGCGGGATTCGGGGAGTGGTTACAGCGACCATTCTAGCCGCAATTGAACAGCGAATTAATCAACCTTTAAATAAATATTTTAACTTAATTGCGGGAACTTCTACAGGGTCGCTTTTAGCAGCTGCGATCGCTAGAGGACGTAGTAGCAATGAAATAATTGATTTATACAAACAAAAAGGCAAAATCATCTTTCCATACAAAAGTCGTTTTTCTCTCCAACGGATTCCTTTACTATTAAAATATGGTTTATCTGCTCCCAAATTTGCCGATAGTGGTTTGATTCAAGCCCTTCAAGAATGTCTAGGTAATACAAGATTATTAGATATTACAACACCAAAGCTATTAATTGTTTCTTATGACACAATTACTAGAGAACCAATCATATTTAAAAGCTGGCGACAAGATAAAGGATATGGTAATGTGCCATTGTGGGAAGTTTGTCTATGTTCAGCATCGGCTCCAAGTTATTTTCCGGCACATCAACTAGAAAAAAGAGTCAATGGAATCGTGCAAAATGGAACTGCCCAAACCATTACTTTAGATCATGATGCATCCTCAATAGAAAATATATATAACAATACACAAATCAGAATTACTAGCGGCAAAGGTAATGGTCAAACTCGTACTATTAATAAGTATGCAGGAACAACTCGACTAGCTTTTGTAAATGCTTCTTGGGAACAGATACCAGATAATACTTCTACCTACTCGATTAAATGCATATATTCTGCCATTGATGGCGGGGTTGCTGCTAATAATCCTTCTAGTTGTGCTGTAGCCGAAGCACTAAGATTAGGTTATAAAGCTGAAGAAATTACCGTTCTTTCAGTAGGAACTGGACATCGCACACGAATAATACCATTTGAGCAAGCTCAAAGTTGGGGTCTGATACAATGGGCACAGCCATTAATTGGTATATTATTTGATGCCTCTTCAAATATTCACGAGTATATTACCAATCAGATAATTCATGATCGGGTTTTGCGATTGCAATTTAAACTTGATCGAGAACTAACTAATAAACCTTTGAATGATGATATTGATGATGTAAGTCAAGAAAATATCTGCAATTTAATTGAGGCGACAGAAGTTTATATTAAGCAACCAGAAGTACAAGCTGCATTGCAGAATTTTTTACGTATTAATCAATAA